One Faecalicatena sp. Marseille-Q4148 DNA window includes the following coding sequences:
- a CDS encoding TldD/PmbA family protein: MVEKFIEEFTKAAHERGIRNLEFYAESVQSASVNIYEKQPEFQTESDVEACYVEGEYQGYKGYIYAEDFSEEYLEEKLDQFCEIAEYLKEPYEAKELGNCTCQKEFELSGVEHMTEQLLQTVEACEGIHPDFNKFSHLSARETIRRIVIQNDRGGRMEDAVKFAGVYVGAEAVKNDAVQTSGGEDLKGSAGELKMEAVAREAVEEACSLLGASPVETKKYPVILKNSVICEMLSMYLPSFGADTVRKNISKLAGQTGKEVASEIVNLVEDPEGLNARSFDDEGTPTVKKYLIRDGILGEYLYNQAEALLAGKKSTGNGFKSSYRSVPAIGVTNLKLIGEEKSRERLIEELQDGLYITACDGMFAGADPVSGDFSLISKGYLVKNGKLDRAVNQIAVAGNFYDMLKHIRGIANDYLVTGGAGGIFEAPSVSVGELVVSGK, translated from the coding sequence ATGGTGGAGAAATTTATTGAGGAATTTACGAAAGCCGCACATGAACGTGGAATCCGGAATCTGGAATTTTATGCGGAATCTGTGCAGTCCGCATCGGTAAATATTTACGAAAAACAGCCGGAATTCCAGACAGAAAGTGATGTGGAGGCCTGCTATGTAGAAGGAGAATATCAGGGGTATAAAGGATATATTTATGCTGAAGATTTTTCAGAGGAATATTTGGAGGAGAAGCTGGATCAGTTCTGTGAAATTGCTGAATATTTGAAAGAACCTTATGAAGCAAAAGAGCTTGGCAATTGTACATGTCAGAAAGAATTTGAACTTTCAGGTGTGGAACATATGACGGAGCAGCTGCTTCAGACCGTGGAAGCATGTGAAGGAATTCATCCGGATTTTAATAAGTTTTCTCATTTATCTGCAAGGGAGACGATTCGTCGGATCGTAATCCAAAATGACCGTGGAGGACGCATGGAAGATGCGGTTAAATTTGCCGGTGTTTATGTAGGAGCAGAAGCTGTGAAAAATGATGCAGTACAGACATCCGGGGGCGAAGATCTGAAAGGTTCTGCAGGAGAACTGAAGATGGAAGCAGTGGCAAGAGAAGCTGTCGAAGAGGCATGCAGCTTGTTGGGAGCATCTCCGGTAGAGACGAAGAAATATCCGGTCATCTTAAAAAACAGTGTTATCTGTGAGATGTTATCTATGTATCTTCCTTCCTTTGGGGCAGATACTGTGCGGAAAAATATCAGCAAACTGGCAGGACAGACAGGAAAGGAAGTAGCATCTGAGATTGTAAATCTGGTAGAAGATCCGGAAGGCCTCAATGCGAGAAGCTTTGATGATGAAGGAACGCCGACGGTAAAGAAATATCTGATCAGAGACGGAATTCTTGGAGAATATTTGTACAATCAGGCAGAGGCGCTTCTGGCAGGAAAGAAATCCACAGGAAATGGGTTCAAATCCAGCTATCGAAGTGTTCCGGCAATTGGGGTAACAAATCTGAAACTGATTGGAGAAGAAAAATCAAGAGAGAGGTTGATCGAAGAACTGCAGGATGGGTTATATATTACTGCCTGTGACGGCATGTTTGCCGGAGCAGATCCGGTAAGCGGAGATTTCTCTCTGATTTCAAAAGGATATCTTGTGAAAAATGGCAAGCTGGATCGCGCAGTGAATCAGATTGCAGTAGCAGGTAATTTCTATGATATGCTGAAACATATTCGAGGCATTGCAAATGACTATCTCGTAACAGGAGGAGCCGGAGGAATCTTTGAAGCTCCATCCGTATCTGTCGGAGAACTTGTTGTGTCTGGTAAATAG
- a CDS encoding phosphatase PAP2 family protein, with the protein MKNFIQKYKHAWVFLYGLIYLPWFFYLEQHVTTEFHLIHSPLDDKIPFIEFFVVPYLLWFGYIAVTVGYFFFHDKREFYQLVSFLFTGMTIFLIISTVYPNGLDLRPDVFPRDNIFTDMVKTLYIADTSTNVLPSIHVFNSIGAYIAIHRSQALRKHKALQIGTFLLTVSIILSTMFLKQHSVIDVVSAFLMAAVLYFFVYAPRPIKSETYTKQTIG; encoded by the coding sequence ATGAAAAACTTTATTCAGAAATATAAGCATGCGTGGGTGTTTTTATACGGACTGATCTACCTCCCATGGTTCTTCTATCTGGAACAACATGTCACAACTGAATTTCATCTGATCCATTCTCCATTGGACGATAAGATACCGTTTATTGAATTCTTTGTCGTACCTTATTTATTGTGGTTTGGTTATATCGCTGTAACTGTCGGATATTTTTTCTTTCACGACAAAAGAGAATTTTATCAGCTCGTCAGTTTCCTGTTTACCGGAATGACGATCTTCCTCATTATTTCTACGGTATATCCAAATGGGTTGGATTTGAGACCGGATGTATTTCCACGGGATAATATTTTTACGGATATGGTAAAGACACTTTATATTGCCGATACTTCAACAAATGTCCTTCCAAGTATCCATGTATTTAATTCTATCGGAGCTTACATCGCAATTCATCGCAGCCAGGCGCTCAGAAAACATAAAGCACTTCAGATTGGCACATTTTTACTGACAGTATCTATTATTCTGTCTACAATGTTTTTAAAACAGCACTCTGTTATTGATGTTGTAAGCGCTTTTCTTATGGCAGCTGTATTATATTTTTTCGTATACGCGCCTCGTCCGATTAAATCAGAAACTTATACAAAACAGACCATTGGTTAA
- a CDS encoding DUF58 domain-containing protein: MWMIMLEMLAAAGIALWLQQKFFQIYSRRGLSAEVYFDEEELNAGERSTISITVTNRKNIPLSAVSLAFRVDKTIRCLEEENSAVSDYTYRYDVFSIGGYEKVRRVAPILCQKRGYYEIEDLELSTSDLFYRKQFHKECHSDSVLYVYPAAVPAELSEKAARKIYGEVTARRFLVEDPYEFRGLREYQPYDEMRYINWKASARCTELMVMQKGSMSDQKVVILLNAASDDGDNRILVEKGISIAYALAEHLIREGIQTGLISNGRDRLDGKTIYLEAGAARSHVEAIGRCLARLIETSDQTSFASCIKERILSEENQDTVYVVISEVRNRNAVADFPKLAEVCEGSQMILVKRIDDKTEDLEQLSENIMMWEVPYA, from the coding sequence ATGTGGATGATCATGTTAGAAATGCTTGCGGCTGCCGGGATTGCTTTGTGGCTGCAGCAGAAATTTTTTCAAATATATTCGAGACGGGGGCTGTCGGCGGAAGTATATTTCGATGAAGAAGAATTAAACGCAGGAGAGAGATCAACCATCTCTATCACTGTGACCAATCGAAAAAATATACCGCTCAGTGCAGTCAGTCTTGCATTTCGTGTAGATAAGACAATCCGTTGTCTGGAAGAGGAAAATAGCGCGGTATCGGATTATACTTATCGCTATGATGTATTTTCTATAGGAGGATATGAAAAAGTAAGACGGGTTGCGCCTATTCTTTGTCAGAAGAGAGGGTATTATGAGATTGAGGATCTGGAATTATCTACAAGCGATCTGTTTTATCGAAAACAGTTCCATAAAGAATGTCATTCCGATTCCGTGCTTTATGTCTATCCGGCGGCAGTTCCGGCAGAGTTGTCGGAGAAAGCGGCGAGGAAGATTTATGGTGAAGTGACAGCGCGGCGCTTTCTGGTCGAAGATCCATATGAATTCCGGGGATTACGGGAATATCAGCCTTATGATGAAATGCGCTATATTAACTGGAAAGCTTCTGCACGCTGTACAGAGCTGATGGTAATGCAGAAAGGAAGTATGTCAGACCAGAAAGTCGTGATTCTTTTGAATGCGGCAAGCGATGACGGGGATAACCGTATCCTTGTGGAAAAGGGGATTTCGATTGCTTATGCACTGGCAGAGCATTTGATCAGAGAGGGAATACAGACAGGGTTGATTTCGAATGGGAGAGACCGTTTAGACGGCAAAACGATTTATTTGGAGGCAGGGGCTGCCAGAAGTCATGTAGAGGCTATCGGCCGCTGCCTTGCCAGACTGATAGAAACATCGGATCAGACCTCTTTTGCATCCTGTATCAAAGAGCGGATTCTCAGTGAAGAGAATCAGGATACGGTGTATGTTGTAATCAGTGAAGTGCGGAATCGAAATGCAGTAGCAGACTTTCCAAAGCTTGCAGAAGTATGTGAAGGTTCTCAAATGATTCTTGTGAAACGGATTGATGACAAAACAGAAGATCTGGAGCAGCTTTCCGAAAATATTATGATGTGGGAGGTGCCTTATGCATAG
- a CDS encoding [FeFe] hydrogenase, group A produces MVNFTIDHKQISVPEGTTIMEAAAQNGIPIPKLCYLKDVNEIAACRVCVVELEGNDRLITSCNNVAQEGMVIYTNSPKVRADRRKTVQLILSQHDCKCATCVRSGNCSLQKIANDLNILEIPFGERLERQPWDKNFPLIRDSAKCIKCMRCVQVCDKIQSLNVWHVEGTGSRSTVNVSGHRTINEADCSLCGQCITHCPVGALRERDDTEKVWEAIADPKKVVVAQVAPAVRTAWGEALGMKRGEATVGKIMDSLKRLGVDYVFDTTFSADLTIMEEGTEFLERFTKGETKERPMFTSCCPGWIRFIKSQYPHLVPQLSTAKSPQQMFGAVMKTYFAESIGVKPEDMVTVSVMPCVAKKGERNMELFYGEYAGHDTDIVITTRELTRMIRSAHIEPSTLVDRECDPLMKEGSGAGVIFGATGGVMEAALRSAYFLVTGKNPEPDAFKVVRATSQETDIVTAEFQLGDAVVKAAIVNGLGNTRRLINQIERGEVHYDFVEVMACPGGCVGGGGQPIHDGEELAFERGKNLYFLDSNAQIRFSHENPDVQKLYTDYLEKPMSHKAHMLLHTDHNAWEMPRKQGR; encoded by the coding sequence ATGGTAAATTTTACAATCGATCATAAACAAATTTCTGTGCCGGAAGGCACTACCATTATGGAAGCAGCAGCACAGAACGGAATCCCGATTCCAAAGCTGTGTTATCTGAAAGATGTGAATGAGATTGCTGCATGCCGCGTCTGCGTTGTAGAATTAGAAGGCAATGACCGCCTGATCACATCCTGCAACAATGTTGCTCAGGAAGGCATGGTAATTTATACAAACAGTCCAAAAGTACGGGCAGACAGAAGAAAGACGGTGCAGCTCATCCTCTCACAGCATGACTGCAAATGTGCAACCTGTGTCAGAAGCGGTAACTGTTCTCTTCAGAAAATTGCCAATGATCTCAATATCCTTGAGATTCCATTTGGCGAACGTCTGGAACGTCAGCCATGGGATAAAAACTTCCCATTGATCCGTGACTCTGCAAAATGTATCAAATGTATGCGCTGTGTTCAAGTCTGTGACAAGATCCAGAGTCTGAATGTATGGCATGTGGAAGGAACAGGTTCCCGCTCTACAGTCAATGTCTCCGGTCACAGAACAATTAATGAAGCAGACTGTTCTCTTTGCGGTCAGTGTATTACACATTGCCCGGTCGGCGCTCTGCGTGAACGCGACGATACAGAGAAAGTATGGGAAGCAATTGCTGATCCGAAGAAAGTTGTTGTAGCCCAGGTAGCTCCGGCTGTGCGTACTGCATGGGGCGAAGCTCTTGGCATGAAACGGGGAGAAGCAACGGTTGGAAAGATTATGGATTCTTTGAAACGCCTCGGTGTCGATTATGTATTTGATACAACCTTCTCTGCTGACCTTACTATTATGGAAGAAGGTACCGAATTCCTGGAACGCTTCACAAAAGGCGAGACAAAAGAACGCCCGATGTTTACTTCCTGCTGTCCTGGCTGGATCCGTTTCATCAAATCACAGTATCCTCATCTTGTACCACAGCTCTCTACTGCAAAATCACCGCAGCAGATGTTCGGTGCCGTGATGAAGACTTATTTCGCTGAGTCTATCGGTGTAAAACCGGAAGACATGGTAACTGTTTCTGTTATGCCTTGCGTAGCTAAGAAAGGTGAACGTAATATGGAACTTTTCTACGGCGAATACGCCGGACATGACACAGATATCGTTATCACAACCCGCGAGCTTACCCGCATGATCCGCTCTGCACATATCGAACCTTCTACACTTGTAGACCGCGAATGTGATCCACTTATGAAAGAAGGCTCCGGTGCCGGCGTGATCTTCGGTGCAACCGGAGGTGTTATGGAAGCAGCTCTTCGTTCTGCTTACTTCCTTGTAACCGGAAAGAATCCAGAACCGGATGCTTTCAAAGTTGTTCGTGCTACAAGTCAGGAAACTGATATCGTAACTGCTGAATTCCAACTGGGAGATGCTGTTGTAAAGGCAGCCATTGTAAATGGTCTCGGCAATACACGCCGTCTTATCAATCAGATCGAGCGTGGTGAAGTACATTATGACTTCGTAGAAGTTATGGCTTGCCCGGGCGGATGCGTTGGCGGCGGCGGACAGCCGATCCATGATGGCGAAGAACTTGCTTTTGAACGTGGCAAGAATCTCTATTTCCTTGATTCTAATGCACAGATTCGTTTCTCTCATGAGAATCCGGATGTTCAAAAATTATATACAGATTATCTTGAAAAACCAATGTCCCACAAGGCGCACATGCTGCTTCATACAGATCACAATGCATGGGAGATGCCTCGTAAACAAGGTCGATAG
- a CDS encoding MoxR family ATPase has translation MDHTEQIKRLKENIGSVLVGKEKQTRWLLTALLARGHVLLEDVPGTGKTMLAKTLAQSVEAKYHRVQFTPDLLPSDLLGLNYYNQKEGIFTFKEGPVFSNILLADEINRATPRTQSSLLECMEEQQVTVDGKTYMLEAPFFVIATQNPIETVGTFPLPEAQLDRFLMKFSLGNTKAEEEIEVIKRFLYGNPFQKLEPVCETEEILVLQKEVQEVFLHEELMEYIVKIVMATRTHKQIFTGVSTRGTLALVRAAKALAYVNGRRFVTPEEIKELAVPVLAHRISLQKGEGRRRPETIIEELLEGIPVPTEDWSR, from the coding sequence ATGGATCATACAGAACAGATAAAGAGATTAAAAGAGAATATAGGAAGTGTTCTCGTAGGTAAGGAGAAACAGACACGGTGGCTTCTGACGGCGCTTCTGGCAAGAGGCCATGTGCTTCTTGAGGATGTTCCGGGAACGGGGAAAACAATGCTTGCCAAGACGCTGGCGCAGTCGGTGGAGGCAAAGTATCACAGGGTTCAGTTCACACCGGATCTGCTGCCGTCAGATTTGCTTGGATTAAATTACTATAATCAAAAAGAAGGAATATTTACTTTTAAAGAAGGACCGGTGTTTAGTAATATTCTTTTAGCGGATGAAATTAACCGGGCGACACCGAGAACACAGTCCAGTCTTCTGGAATGTATGGAAGAGCAGCAAGTAACGGTGGACGGAAAGACTTATATGCTGGAGGCTCCGTTTTTTGTTATTGCAACACAAAATCCGATTGAAACAGTAGGAACGTTTCCGCTTCCGGAGGCTCAGCTTGACCGTTTTCTGATGAAGTTTTCTCTCGGAAATACGAAAGCGGAAGAAGAAATAGAAGTGATCAAACGGTTTCTTTACGGCAATCCATTTCAGAAATTGGAGCCGGTATGCGAAACAGAAGAGATTCTTGTGCTTCAGAAAGAAGTGCAGGAAGTATTTCTCCATGAGGAACTGATGGAGTATATTGTGAAGATCGTAATGGCAACAAGAACACATAAACAGATTTTTACAGGTGTCAGTACGAGAGGGACACTTGCACTTGTTCGTGCAGCAAAAGCGCTGGCCTATGTGAATGGACGGAGGTTTGTGACGCCGGAAGAAATAAAAGAGCTGGCGGTTCCTGTTTTGGCGCACCGCATTTCTCTTCAGAAGGGGGAAGGGAGAAGACGTCCGGAAACGATTATAGAAGAGCTTCTCGAAGGAATTCCGGTACCGACGGAAGATTGGAGCCGTTAG